One genomic segment of Arcobacter porcinus includes these proteins:
- the aceE gene encoding pyruvate dehydrogenase (acetyl-transferring), homodimeric type, which translates to MPKLNLEDINPLETKEWMEALEAVIEEEGVERAHFLLEKLIDKSRRSGAHLPYSATTAYINTIPTSEEEKMPADMDMERKIRSIIRWNAQIMVQRASNKQLELGGHIASFQSSATLYDVAFNHFFRAPNEKDGGDLIFFQGHISPGIYARSFLEGRFTQEQMDNFRQEAFNDGLSSYPHPKLMPSYWQFPTVSMGLGPLQAIYQARFLKYLTNRGLKDCSAQKVYCFMGDGETDEPESLGAIGMAAREGLDNLIFVINCNLQRLDGPVRGNGKIIQELEGGFRGAGWEVIKVIWGGLWDSLLEKDKSGKLLELMEQTVDGEYQNFKQKGGAYTRENFFNKFPETAKLVENLSDNDIWKLNRGGHDPVKVYAAFKRATETKGRPTVILAKTVKGYGMGSAAEGMNIAHQVKKVDVNHLKAFRDRFDLPISDEAVESYSYYKPDEDSAEIKYLKAKREALGGFVPQRLEKFTNQLKMPTLNDFESIIAGSGDREISTTMAFVRVLNVLLKDKELGKNIVPIVPDEARTFGMEGMFRQYGIYSSAGQKYIPQDKDQVAFYKEDIKGQVIQEGINELGAMSSWIAAATSYSVNNLPMIPFYIFYSMFGFQRTGDLCYAAGDQKARGFLIGGTSGRTTLNGEGLQHEDGHSHILANTIPNCITYDPTYGYEVAVIVKDGIERMYGDKQEDIFYYITTLNENYAQPAMPEGAEDGIIKGIYKVKSFEAKNDFKVKLLGSGSIFQEAMKAAEVLSSEYGIKVDIYSVTSYNELTREAQDIERKNLLNIDKTPEVSYIDQILGSDDENVVISATDYIKSYSEQLRPYIKGSFKALGTDGYGRSDSRANLRKFFEVDTNFIVYTTLAELARKGKLDKKVALEAMKKYEIDSSRVSPRNS; encoded by the coding sequence ATGCCTAAGTTAAATTTAGAAGATATAAATCCACTAGAGACTAAAGAGTGGATGGAAGCTTTAGAAGCAGTTATAGAAGAAGAAGGAGTTGAGAGAGCTCATTTCTTACTAGAAAAACTAATTGATAAATCAAGAAGAAGTGGTGCGCATCTACCTTATAGTGCAACTACTGCATATATTAATACTATTCCTACAAGTGAAGAAGAGAAAATGCCAGCTGATATGGATATGGAGAGAAAAATTAGATCTATTATCAGATGGAATGCACAAATAATGGTTCAAAGAGCTTCAAATAAGCAACTTGAACTTGGTGGTCACATAGCATCTTTTCAATCATCAGCAACACTTTATGATGTAGCTTTTAATCACTTTTTTAGAGCACCAAATGAAAAAGATGGTGGAGATTTAATATTTTTCCAAGGGCATATAAGTCCTGGTATCTATGCTAGAAGTTTTCTTGAGGGAAGATTTACACAAGAACAGATGGATAATTTTAGACAAGAAGCATTTAATGATGGACTTTCATCTTATCCACATCCAAAACTAATGCCGTCTTATTGGCAGTTCCCAACAGTTTCAATGGGACTTGGACCACTTCAAGCAATATATCAAGCAAGATTTTTAAAATATCTTACAAATAGAGGTTTAAAAGATTGTTCTGCACAAAAAGTATATTGTTTTATGGGAGACGGTGAAACTGATGAACCAGAAAGTTTAGGAGCAATTGGAATGGCTGCAAGAGAAGGATTAGATAACCTTATTTTTGTAATCAATTGTAACTTACAAAGACTTGATGGTCCAGTAAGAGGAAATGGAAAAATAATCCAAGAACTTGAAGGTGGATTTAGAGGAGCTGGTTGGGAAGTTATTAAAGTAATCTGGGGAGGGCTATGGGACTCTTTACTTGAAAAAGATAAATCAGGTAAATTACTTGAACTAATGGAACAAACAGTTGATGGAGAGTATCAAAACTTCAAACAAAAAGGTGGTGCATATACAAGAGAGAATTTCTTTAATAAATTCCCTGAAACTGCAAAGCTTGTTGAAAATCTAAGTGATAATGATATTTGGAAATTAAATAGAGGTGGACATGACCCTGTTAAAGTTTATGCTGCATTTAAAAGAGCAACTGAAACAAAAGGAAGACCAACAGTTATTTTAGCAAAAACTGTAAAAGGTTATGGAATGGGAAGTGCTGCTGAGGGTATGAATATTGCTCACCAAGTTAAAAAAGTAGATGTAAATCATCTTAAAGCATTTAGAGATAGATTTGATTTACCAATTAGTGATGAAGCTGTTGAATCTTACTCATATTACAAACCAGATGAAGATTCTGCTGAAATTAAATACTTAAAAGCAAAAAGAGAAGCACTTGGTGGATTTGTACCTCAAAGATTAGAGAAGTTTACAAATCAACTAAAAATGCCAACTTTAAATGATTTTGAATCTATCATTGCAGGAAGTGGAGATAGAGAAATTTCTACAACTATGGCATTTGTAAGAGTTTTAAATGTTTTATTAAAAGATAAAGAACTTGGTAAAAACATTGTTCCAATAGTTCCTGATGAAGCTAGAACTTTTGGTATGGAAGGTATGTTTAGACAGTATGGAATTTATTCAAGTGCTGGACAAAAATATATTCCTCAAGATAAAGATCAAGTAGCATTTTATAAAGAAGATATAAAAGGTCAAGTTATTCAAGAAGGAATAAATGAACTAGGAGCTATGAGTTCATGGATTGCAGCTGCAACTTCATATTCAGTGAATAATCTTCCTATGATTCCATTTTATATATTCTACTCAATGTTTGGTTTCCAAAGAACAGGAGATTTATGTTATGCAGCTGGTGACCAAAAAGCAAGAGGTTTCTTAATTGGTGGAACAAGTGGAAGAACTACTTTAAATGGTGAAGGTTTACAACATGAAGATGGTCACTCACACATTTTAGCAAATACAATTCCAAATTGTATAACTTATGACCCAACTTATGGTTATGAAGTTGCTGTAATTGTTAAAGATGGAATTGAAAGAATGTATGGAGATAAACAAGAAGATATTTTCTACTATATTACAACTTTAAATGAAAACTACGCACAACCTGCAATGCCTGAAGGTGCAGAAGATGGAATTATAAAAGGTATTTACAAAGTAAAATCTTTTGAAGCAAAAAATGATTTCAAAGTTAAACTTTTAGGTTCTGGTTCAATATTCCAAGAAGCTATGAAAGCAGCAGAAGTTTTATCAAGTGAATATGGTATAAAAGTTGATATTTACTCTGTTACTTCTTATAATGAATTAACAAGAGAAGCTCAAGATATTGAAAGAAAGAATCTATTAAATATAGATAAAACTCCAGAAGTTTCTTATATTGATCAAATTTTAGGAAGTGATGATGAAAATGTTGTAATTTCTGCAACAGATTATATTAAATCATACTCTGAGCAATTAAGACCTTATATTAAAGGAAGTTTCAAAGCTTTAGGAACAGATGGTTATGGAAGAAGTGATAGCAGAGCTAATTTAAGAAAATTCTTTGAAGTTGATACAAACTTTATTGTTTATACAACTCTTGCAGAACTTGCTAGAAAAGGTAAATTAGACAAAAAAGTTGCTCTTGAAGCTATGAAAAAATATGAAATTGACTCTTCAAGAGTTAGTCCAAGAAATTCATAA
- a CDS encoding dihydrolipoyllysine-residue acetyltransferase produces MANIKEIFIPDLGADKDVDLIDIMVKVGDIVEIEDGLITLETEKASMDVPTPYKGKITEILVKVGDKVNSGDLIAKVEVLEENSVETVKNEASSSVKVEEEKVETTTQAPTQFVKEQIIKSVVEEVIVPDLGAEKDVDLIDIMINVGDIIVKDYSIITLETEKASMDVPAPFGGEVIELFVKKGQKINSGDLIAKVIKTVVIEDKVPTPAPQTSSNNSEKEIKKESSTPTLQELAARSIDQEESKVLSKKSTKVYASPSVRKIAREFGVDLGFVKGSAKKGRILVEDIKAYVKEQLNKPASATGVGFGFNLPETKEIDFSLFGKIERVELSKVQKVSGPFLHKNYLSAPHVTQFDEADITELEEFRKSQNAIAKDFKLSPLVFIIKAVEKALKLHPRFNSSLSSDGQELIMKQYFNIGVAVDTPNGLLVPVIKNVDKKGFKDIAIELAELSKKARDGKLTSADMSGGCFTISSLGGIGGTYFTPIINSPEVAILGVSKSSIKPIYDGVEFKPRLILPLSLSYDHKVIDGADGARFTTTLSQILSDLRLLSL; encoded by the coding sequence ATGGCAAATATAAAAGAGATTTTTATTCCTGATTTAGGTGCTGATAAAGATGTTGATTTAATTGATATTATGGTTAAAGTTGGAGATATTGTTGAAATTGAAGATGGTTTAATCACTTTAGAAACTGAAAAAGCTTCTATGGATGTTCCAACTCCATATAAAGGAAAAATCACTGAAATACTTGTAAAAGTTGGTGATAAAGTAAATAGTGGAGATTTAATTGCAAAAGTTGAAGTTTTAGAAGAAAATAGTGTAGAAACTGTAAAAAATGAAGCTAGTTCTTCTGTAAAAGTAGAAGAAGAAAAAGTTGAAACTACAACTCAAGCTCCAACACAATTTGTAAAAGAACAAATTATAAAATCTGTTGTTGAAGAGGTAATAGTTCCTGATTTAGGTGCTGAAAAAGATGTTGATTTAATTGATATTATGATCAATGTTGGAGATATTATCGTAAAAGACTATAGTATTATTACACTTGAAACTGAAAAAGCTTCTATGGATGTTCCAGCACCTTTTGGTGGAGAAGTTATAGAATTATTTGTAAAAAAAGGTCAAAAAATAAATAGTGGAGATTTAATTGCAAAAGTTATTAAAACTGTTGTAATTGAAGATAAAGTTCCAACTCCAGCACCTCAAACTTCTTCAAATAATTCAGAAAAAGAGATTAAAAAAGAGAGTTCAACTCCAACTTTACAAGAGCTTGCTGCAAGAAGTATTGATCAAGAAGAGAGTAAAGTATTATCTAAAAAATCTACAAAGGTATATGCAAGTCCAAGTGTAAGAAAAATTGCAAGAGAGTTTGGTGTTGATTTAGGTTTTGTAAAAGGTAGTGCTAAAAAAGGAAGAATTTTAGTTGAAGATATAAAAGCTTATGTTAAAGAGCAACTAAATAAACCAGCAAGTGCAACAGGTGTTGGATTTGGATTTAATCTTCCTGAAACAAAAGAGATTGATTTTTCACTATTTGGAAAAATAGAAAGAGTAGAATTAAGTAAAGTTCAAAAAGTATCTGGACCATTTTTACATAAAAATTATCTTTCTGCTCCTCATGTTACACAATTTGATGAAGCTGATATTACAGAACTTGAAGAGTTTAGAAAATCACAAAATGCAATAGCAAAAGATTTCAAACTTTCACCTCTTGTATTTATTATAAAAGCTGTTGAAAAAGCTCTAAAACTTCATCCAAGATTTAACTCAAGCTTAAGCAGTGATGGTCAAGAGTTAATTATGAAACAATATTTTAATATTGGAGTTGCTGTTGATACACCAAATGGTCTATTAGTTCCTGTTATTAAAAATGTTGATAAAAAAGGTTTCAAAGATATAGCTATTGAATTAGCAGAGCTTTCTAAAAAAGCACGAGATGGTAAATTAACAAGTGCTGATATGAGTGGCGGATGCTTTACTATTTCAAGTCTTGGTGGAATTGGTGGTACATATTTTACACCAATTATTAATTCACCAGAAGTTGCGATTTTAGGTGTATCAAAATCATCTATAAAACCAATTTATGATGGAGTTGAGTTTAAACCAAGATTGATTTTACCACTTAGTTTATCTTACGACCATAAAGTAATAGATGGTGCTGATGGTGCTAGATTTACAACAACTTTAAGTCAAATCTTAAGTGATTTAAGACTTTTGAGTTTATAA